The DNA sequence AAGCTTAGACAATCCTGGCCGGTCCCTTAGTGCTCTTCTCAGGCATCAGCCCCAAAGTATTACCCTAGTATCTATATTGTTCTTTTCTAGGGAAGTGGCTTGTtccagatgaattttttttttttggccagtcctgggccttgaactcagggcctgagctctgggccttgaactcagggcctgagctctgtccctggcttctttttgctcaaggctagcactctgccacttgagccacagcgccactctggccgttttctgtatatgtggtgctggggaatcaaacccagggcctcatgtatacaaggcaagcactcttgccactaggccatatccccagccccccagatgcaATTTTTAAGGCTCCTGAAGGAAAGGATATGTGCTCATTCCCTGACTTATAAAACTGcaaccccgggctggggatatggcctagtggcaagagtgcttgcctcgtatacatgaagcccttggttcgattcctcagcaccacatatatagaaaatggccagaagtggtgctgtggctcaagtggcagagtactagccagggacagtgctcaagccctgagttcaagccccacaactggcaaaaaaaaaaaaaaaacccaacaaaaaaaaccctgcaactcctctgtacagcacctttataGGAACAATAAAGTAAAGGTTAAAAACATACAAATTAAGACAgctgggctctgatggctcactcctgtaatcctagctacttagtaggctgagatctgagaatcatagtacaaagccagccctgacagtaaagtccatgagactctcacctctcattaaccaccagaaaaaaatggaaatggaactgtgattccaagtggtagagtgctagctttgagcagaagaaaaattcagggatagcacctaggtcctgagtgtccaagccccacaactgacaacaacaaaataaaagccaggcacttgtggctcacacctgcaatcctggctactcaagaggctgagatctgaggatctgtgtcCAAAGCCAACAGGGGAAGTAAAGTGTGAAATTCTCATCTcttactaccagaaaactggaagtggcactgtggctcaagtggtagagagatagccttgagctgtagagctcagggacagcacccatgcccagagttcaagtcccatgaccaacagcaacaaaaaatgcaACCTCTTAAGGCAAAGTagaagaagcatggctcaagtggtagagccagccttgagtgaataaagctAAGATCAACCTCAGTACcaatagaaaatgaaacaaaaagcaaacatcttATTATGGGCTATAGCACTGTGCGTGCACctcagtagtagaacactggATTATGTGTCAAATAGATGACATATACCAGCCTATCATACAAATATTACCACCAAAACATCAGAAcacccagccaggcactggtggctcacacctgcaatcttagctatttcaggaaggttgagatctgaggataacagctaaaagccagcacaggcatgaaagcccatgagactggcacaacgaaaaaaaaaatcacaacactttaaaaattaaaggggTGCTAAATCTTTAACAGCCACTCTTGGATACTAAGTAGATTATGTTCTCAGAATTGAattcacattttttatttattttttgatcagttgtgaggcttgaactcattgcctgggcacggtccctaagctctttggctcaaggttagtggtctaccactttgagccacagtgttacttctacttttctgatggttaattggagacttatAGACTggtctggctttcaactgtgatccacagatctcagcctcctgagtagctagaattacaggcttgaaccaatAGTACCTGGTCAACACATGAGTTTTGTATCTATTTTATACTTAGGAAActggggatttttttctttccctgtgcCAGCgctgggacttaaattcagaaCCTAGGTACTAGCCCTTACcttgtccactcaaggctggtactctaccacttcagccacacctccacttttagctttttggtggttaattgcaaatgAGGGTCTCACccactttcctacctggcctggcatcaaaccacaatcctcatatctcagccttctaggattatagttgtgaaccaTTGGTTCCTGGCTACTGGGACAGTCTGAACTTGTCAGTATCACTCCTTTAATAGATGACAGGAAACCCAAAGCTCATACCTCATTGGTTGATTTTAGATCTTGCCTTTACCGTTTCTTAAAGGAGAAGTAATAAATGCATTACTATCCCTCTCAATGCCATGAACACAGAAGGATGGTTTCCAAGGTGGGATCTATAGCATTCTCACTATTTCCTGGGAAATTTTGAGAAATGCTTCTAACCCGGACTGGAATCAGAAAACACAGAATGGGGTGTAGAAATAACTAGTCAGTGAGTTGACCCCTCCAATAGCTATTAGAAGTTGGTGTTAAAAGAACTCATTTtcacactgtatatgtgcttgatacattgtatattgcatatgggtctacctgacctagacaagggatggaaaaacaggttgtaagatatcacaagaaatgtacatactgccctactatgtaactgcaccctctttgcacaacaccttgtaaaaaaatttatgttcaattaataattaaaaaaatatatatatataaaaaaagaactcattttcttatttaatcaGAAACTCTCCAAGTGGGGCTTACCAGGTGTCTCTTTGGGTGCCTCTGTCTCCACTTCCTCCATATTCCCGACATTGGATGCAATCCGGGACCAGGAAGCCAGCATTGACTCCGGGGCAGGTGTGGTCACTACAGTGGTACTAACCTCTTCGTAGAAATTTGGGGGGTTTTGAAGGATAGCCAACTGCTCTTCAGGGACAGGCTGAACTTCAAAGGAACAAGTCCCCTCAGAATATGAGTTTTCTTGAcccatattttgtgttttttggcgTATGGTCTTAATCCTGGCCTCTTTTGCTGTGCTAGGAATATTCTGCAAATACTTCTAAAATATCAGAGataataagaaattaaaatgttattatcAGGAACTGAGCAAAGTGTGGTTCAGTCACCAAGACTATACTAAACAAACCATATGATTATTGAACAATATACTACACATTCCCCCAAATTGCTAATAGATTGTAAACACTGAGCCGGTTGCACATGCAAGTAATcccaaccactcaggaggctgaggaatgaAGATCATATGAGCTCATGAGATCAGCTAAGGCAATAAATCCCCATCTCAAAAATTCTTTTTGGTACcagtagtaggacttgaactcagggtctggattctgtcccttagctttctcattgaagggagctctaccacttaagccacagctccacttctgccattCTGCTAGaacactggaggtaagagtctcatagaaaatattttccctcctgagctggctggcttcaagcctcatcttcagcctcctgaatgcctaGGATTATATGTACAAGCTACTAATGCCTAGCCTAAATTTTAAGTGTTCTCATAATAAGTATGTTATGTATGCTAGCTTAATCTAGTAAATTCacaacatatttaaaaatatatggtaCCAGTTAAAATACATATCCATTGATATGCTAATTTTTTGTTTGAATTGAGCTTAGGATGCTTAAGACCCAGGCTGCATTCCTCAGTAccgatacacatatacacatacacacacacacacacacacacaacaacaacaacaataaaaaccttcATTTTTACTACTCTTTGTAGGGCCAACAAAAGTAGCATCCTGTTCTCTCTTAGAACTAGAGGTGAAGAGAATGAAGACCCTGAGAATTCCTGTACTTATTTTCATGTTAGAATAAGTATTTAGAGTAAGAATCAAGTCTTCTTTCTACTGAGGTAGTTTTCCTTGAAATCAAGAAGTTACTCatatgggcaccagtggctcatgtctataatcctagctgctcaggaggctgcgatctcagGACCTAGGTTCAAAATGAGGCCCagtgggaaagtctgtgtgagGTATTTATCGCTaattaaataacagaaaaaaccagaagtggtgttgtggctgaagtggtagagtgctagccttgagctgaagaagctcatggacagttttccaggccaggccctgaggttcaagcctcaggactggcagaaaaaaaaagttactcccTCTGGGTggtggtgcctcatgcctgtaattctagatactcaggaggttaagtATCATGAGGATACTCATGTGGAAACGAGGGtcacaggggctgggactatggcctagagacaagagtgcttgccttgtatatatgaagccctgggttcgattctccagtaccatatatagaaaatggccagaagtggtgctatgactcaagtggcagaccccgagtccaaagcccaggactggcaaataaaaaaaaaaagaggaaatgagggtcacagttcaagtccggctcaggaaggaaaagcacatgagactcttatttccaattaaccacccagaaaactgaagcagaactgtgggctgtggctcaaggtagtagagcattatccttgaacataaaagctcaggaagagcgagtggccaggccctgagttaaagccctatgcccaacaacaacaaaagaagttacTTACCTGCTGCTCTGGATAAGCTTTCTGGCAAATTCGCTTATAAGCCTCTAATTtctaagacaaaaggaaaaaaaaaatggttagtaGAAGGGAGGTCctgttccttctccttctccagcGAGCACACCTCCCACCGGGGCCCTCACCGGTCCTTTGCTGCTGACTTTCAACTTTTGGCACCAGGCTCGCAGAGTGTCTCTGTGGAGCAAGTTGACGGGAGggagctcaaggggtagaggagGAACTGGGATTTTCTTTCTAGGTGTCGATGTCTTACTGTCTTCCTCTTTCTTGGTGGAAGATGAATCTTAAGAATGGCATAAAACAAGCAATCACTGACATTTGTGTGGCCTGAGGTTTTCAAAAGTTCAATCACAGATAATTTTCAGTCGAATTCTAATGTGCAAGGAGCTATACAATATAATTAATACCCAAAGACCATAGAACTTCCCTTCCAAGGGACAGCAAACTTAAGGCTCAAAACTCCAAAATCTCAATTCTACTTCTTAAAACTTCCCACAACTCACAGGTTATTTGATCCTTGGTGAACCATTCCATTTAGGTTGTTGAATAGGGAATCTTTGAAGTCCAAGCACTCATGTTCAGTGATATCTGGGTTCTACCTTAATTGCAGAGTGCTTGGCCAATGTGCAAAGTTCTGAGTTTCCtctccagaaacacacacacacacaccatacaaatAAACTAGGTGCAAGGGTGTACAATTATCCTGTGTAAATTGCCAACAACTCTCCACAGCAGCTTTCATTCCCATGTCTTGTCAAGGTTAGCAGTATCTTAGCTTACTTTCTGACCCATGTGCTGTCAGTTTAAGCATAGGAAGGGACAGAAACAAAAAGCCGCTTGGGATTAAGTTGGGCTTCAAAGGAAAGTTCATTCAAGATACTAAAATGCAGAATGGagatttcttctttgctttcagaaaaattcctaatttttttttagatgTGAGACCAAATTTGTAAACATCTTAGCTTCTTCGTTGTCAACTGATTTACCTCGTTTTCTTCCTTTCGTTGATAATACTCCCAACGATGTACTTGGTTCGTCTTCTTGCTTCAATTTCTTGGTCAAGACTGACTGAGGATAGAGGAACTGGTTAGTCACTGCTTTCTAATCTCCAGAaccttccctttctatttcaagATATCAAGGTCCCAAGTAGCAGTCTGTGCAGTTGGCTGCAGTGTGCAGTTTCTTCTcaataatgttttttttgtttgtttgtttgctggtccctccatcttaaactcagggcctggttgctttTCCTTAGCatagtcactcaaggctggtgctctaatccTTGAGACATggttccacttctagatttttgctgtttaactagagattaatctccagttaaacttagattttcctgcctacaccagcttcaaaccatgatcctcagatctcagcctcctgaatagctaagaatacagttatgagccactaaTGTCATCCCCATTCCTTTATTCTTGATCTCGTACAAATAAATCATTTTCTCACATATTGACTGTTCTTAGCATGAAGAATACCACCAAtcttggaggctgggaatgtggcttaatggtacacAGTCCTTGCCTGGcatgccggaagtggcactgtgtcaagtggtagaatgctagcattgagaacagagaggctcagggagagagcccaggccctgagtttaagacccaggactggcaaaacaaaacaaaacaaaacaaaaaacaaaaaaaatgccacCCATATTACTTCAttgattgtttgcttgttttgtttttgttgccaatcctggggcttgagactcagggcctgagcactgtccctggcctctttttgctcaaggctagcaactctaccacttgagccacagcaccacttctggctttttctgtttatgtagtgctgaggaattgaacccagggctttgtgcatgctaggcaagcactctaccactcccattcccagccccttactttaTTGTTGCTCTCTCTTGCCAAGCTCATGTTTTCCAAAATCATGACATACAGTCAGCTGGGATTTCTATGAGTCCCAGGATACTTTTGCTTACAGTCTTAAACCTGAGTCCTGGCATCACAGCTTTGATTCAAGTTGTTATGCCAAGGAGCCTTTCTATCCCTTCAAGACAAGTGAAATCTCATTCCTAACCCTAGACAACTGTACTTGTAATCTGATTAAAGCCTGAGAATCCACTGATCAGATAATCCCTTACCTTCAAGAGTGGTATTTTCCCCCCCTTGTGCTGTAGATGTTCAGTCCATTACCTCATTGCAGTAAAAGGAACCAAGGGGTAATGGGACAAAGTTGTTTCTGACAGAGGAATAAATATGTATTAGGCCTCTCTTTTAGAATGTAGGCCTAGTTGGCTCACacctttagctactcaggaaacagatctgaggatcaaggttcaaagccagcagctccagcagaaaaattcatggcattcttttttttttggtggggggggggggtggggggagtcgtggggcttaatctcagggcctgggcactatttacTGAAAATGTTcacacaaggttagcactcactACTTccagccatagagccacttccagttttctggtggttaactggagataagaaatctctcttcctaggctggcttccaatcctgATCCtctatctcagcttctgagtagctaggattacacaaagtataagccaccagcacccagcttgtgggactcatctccaattaagcagccacAGGACAAAAATGTAGCTATTGTTATATTACACTATGGCTCCAATGGGAGAAcatcattgagcaaaaaagcttactTATGTAAGTGACACCAGAGTGcaggcctgagttccagccctagtacaGGAACAAAATAAACCAGTAAAAGTTACTAGTAACAAAGGTCTTCACTTCACACCCCAAGggtaaggaaaaacaaattaaggGGAatttaaacacaaacaaaatctctGGTCCAAGAATCCTGAAGCTCAGCCCCATTCCACCACccctcaggagctgggaatgaGTCAGATTAACATATGTGTGGCACTTTTACATCTCTATCCCAGTTTCACATTTATATTTAAACATTACATTTCCATAATCCTCTCACCAAGCCTTTGCTTTTGTGTCTCAATCGgtccttaaaattaaaaaaacaaaggtaAAAATGGCTAGTTCTAGGAAAGAGGCTTGGAGAGCGCTTGTTTGCCGGGTGTAGTTGGGTGTCTGCTTTGCTTTCCATCTACGCCTGGTTCCTTAGGtatgagaatcctggtttgaGGCTTGTATTCTTACAGTTTTGGGTATGTAGCCCCAGCTCAACCACCTCTTCCAAAAAGCTCATCCCAGTGACCCCAGTGGCtcgctcctgtaatcccagctactcaggaggctcagatttgagggTTGAGATTCTTGTCAGACTTGGCAGGATGAAAAGActtgaggcttatctccaattaactaccaagattttggaaatggagctgtggttccagtgatagggcaccagccttgtgtgaaaaggctaaaggacagcatgcaagccctgagttcaagctccagtattggcaaaaacaaaagccgcagcaagggggggggggggaagaagtgaagctgtggctcaagtggtagagcactaaccttaagacagagcccaagccctgagttcaaggcccaagacccacacaacaatcaaaacaaacaacaaaaacccacaaggCATTCCTTCAAAATCACAAGAGCAACCACCACAGCAGAGACCCTGGTTTTCGTGTTTTCTCTGCCCTATCTGAGGTatcttgaggtgtttttttttttttttttttttttttgagggaggtgGCGGAGATGGAATGTTGGGAATGaaaaccagggccttgtgcaggCCAGGCAGGAGCTCAACCCATGAGCCACCTTGCCAGCAACATATCCTCCCCCCAGCACCACCCTATGGAAGGATCTAGTGTGCATAGGAGCAGAGACCGACCAGAAGACCCACGAAGACAGAGAACAACCCAACCACACCGCACTTACCTCCATGCTCCTGCTGTTCTCCATGCTCAACCAAGACGTCGGAAGGGTTAAAAAGGTCTCTCGGCTCCCAAATGGCCCCGGGCCTAAGAGCGTCCTTAGAAAACTCTCCTTCCACTTCCTGTGCTCCGAGGCCTCTGGTCCTCCCCTCCGCCTAAGCCGCCCCCTccgccctctccctcccccgccctctccctcccccgcccacaCAGCTCTGGCCTTGTAGAATTCGGTGCCGCCTCCTCACCAGGCGACCGTTTTAGGGTTGAAGTTTTAAAACCATTCTGGGCCCTTTTCTGTGAACTTCTTCAACTTTTATCTAAGGTGTGTGGTTCAACAGGACGGTGGGAGGTTGAAAACTTGCAGAATATGtctaaaggaaaaaggaaaagttgtTGGAGATTTCTGAACAGGGCCTAGTCCTGGGAGAGAATTTGATGGTGAACTTCTGGAAACCATAAGATTCACGTTCTTTTGTACTTGGAGTATTCCATTTATGAAGTGAATTCCAGATTAAATCATTTCGttatctatctgcctgtctgtctttctgtctacgctggtgctctaccacttgagccacatatccacatCCAATTTTTTGCTGCTCAATTAgggataaaaagctcagggactttcttgcctgggatggcttggaaTTCAAACCCGAAATCTCGGGCTCTTTAATCAGTTTATAGTGCAGGATATGGAACCCAGGACTAGTGCAGAGCTCTAGCATTCACCCAGGAAACAATTATTTTAACTTTTGCACtgataatttttgtgtgtgtgccagtcctgggacctgaactctgggcactgtccctgagcttcttttgctgaaggctagcattctactgcttgagctacagcaccacttccagcattttcggtttatgtggtactgaggaactgaactcagggtttcatacaAACCAGATAAGCACTCTATCTGTAAGCCCTATTCCCagagctgacttttttttttttttttttgtcgtggggcttgaactccgggtctgggcgctgtccctgagttcttctgctcaaggctaacgctctgccatttgacccacagctccattttccgttttctggtggttagttggaagtaagagtctcacagactttcctgcctaggctggctttgaaatgagatcctcagatctcagcctcctaagtagctaagattatgtgcatgagccagtggtgcctggctttgaCAATAATCCTTATCTGCTGACTATTCCAAGTCTTTAGTCTTATTTATATgccaaattctatttttaaaactcagtTATCAGTTGTCATTATTACCTATATTGCAGATAACTAAAATGTGTGTAAACTTTCATTGGTTACTTGCTTGAATGCACTGGTAGGATCAAATctaccaattcttttttttttttttggccagtcctgggccttggactcagggcctgagcactgtccctggcttcttcccgctcaaggctagcactccgccacttgagccacagcgccgcttctggccattttctgtatatgtggtgctggggaatcgaacctagagcgtcgtgtatccgaggcaggcactcttgccactaggctatatccccagccccaaatctacCAATTCTAAATGTGTTCAAGATCTTCTCCTATAGTAAACAGGAATTTGAAAAATTCAATAGAGCACTCCTACTAGCAAGTTAGTAAGGATCCTGAAATTGAATAGATTTTCCTGTGTTTAGAAGCAGTAGTTTGTGGATTAAAACCAGATTTTCTTACCTCATAGAGGTGTGGTCTACCATGCCTAATCTCTTCACCTGGCAGGCACCTACAGGATTCAGAGTTCAAggaatctgggcactggtggctcaaacctgtaatcctagctacacaggaactAGGGTCTGAGAatccagatttgaagccagcctgggaagaaaaatctgtaagactttttttttttttttttttttttttttgccagtcctaggccttgggactcaggcctgagcactgtccctggtttcttttggctcaaggctagcactctaccacagcgccacttctggctttttctatagatgtggtgccggggaatggAACCTGGGtgttcatgtatgggaagcaagcactctaccactaggcggcattcccagccccctgtgagacttttatctccaattaaccaccccaaaactaaaagcagtggccaggccctaagttcagggcCAGCAACTGCCCCTCACTGCCCCCCCCTCAAAGTTCAAAGGTAGTCTGGGCTGAAAACtaaaacctttttttccccccaaaagtaTCAAGGAAGCCAGACGGTATTGCTGTTAATTCTAAATATTCGGGAGtgtgagatatgaagatcaaggtTGGCAGCCAGGTCTGCTAGGCTCATAGATGAGATTATTAGtgccaattgaccaccaaaaagctggaactggagtgaacaaatgcagcagtggtactcagtagacactatgttgaaaataaactataatttGTGGGTggtgatggaagggaaaaacactGGGAGAGAACAAAAGAATGGGATAGTAtcatctaaaaagaaatgtactccttacctgacttaggtaactgtcaTTCCTCtgcatgtcacctttataataatttgactttaaaaaaaaaataaggctgtAACTGGAGGAGGtgttgctgaagtggtagagctcatcCTTAAGCAAAATTATTGGTGGAGAAagatggagttcaagccccagtagtggcacaaaggaaagaaagaaggaaggaaggagaacactagaaaatgaatgaatgagagcaagaaaagaatgaagggaagaaaggaagaaagaaaagaaggaaggaagaaaagaaaggaagggaagaaaagaggaaggactgGATGGACACTAATTTTTCTGGACCCAGCAAGGCTTAGGGCACACACTTAAGAAAGTATTGCACCAACCATTAAAAAAatgagctaggggctgggaatatggcttagcggtaaagtacttgcctagcatgcatgaagccctgggtttgattcctcagcaccacatgaacagaaaaagccagaagtggtgctgtggcttaagaggtaaaatgctagcccatgtgcaaaaagaagccagggtccctTACactatttctctcttcctctctttctttttctcttctcctttcccctcagTCTCCAcatacctccatcttgtgcaaGCTGGcagtttcctctcccccccaataaactcctttcttcctggaaaaaaaagaaaaagccagggacagtgctcaggcccagagtccaaagccccaggagtggtaacaaaacaaaacaaacaaaacctagggcatatgcctataatcctagctactctggacgctgatatctgaggatccaggtttaaagccagccagtccaggaaagaaagtccatgagactcatctccaataaaccaccagaaaaccagatgtggtgctgtggctgaagcggtagatcactagccttgagctgaagagctcagggacagcgcccaggcccagagtcaaaaCCAGTCCCAtgagaccaacaaaaaaaatgaattagcaTTCATTAGGAATGaagggagggtacagaactcaagAAAAAGAGGTGAAAGTGCAGGAGTAggagtggagctcactggacactgatgaaatgCAAACTATACtacttgtgtgtgtacatgggaaggaggaactgggagagaataaggggccaaaagacactgtacaaaagaaaatgtactattacctgactcatataattgTATTCCCTCCCTAtattacctctataataacaataacgccaattaatttaaaaaaagaattagctgCATTCTAAATGCAAAATTAATTAGTAAAATTCAATTCAAAACATTTattcaggggctggaaatatggcctagtggtaaagtgctcccctcatatgcatgaagccctgggttcaattcctcagcaacacatatatagaaaaaggcggaagtggcgcttggctcaagtggtagagtgctagcctgagcaaaaagaagccatggacagtgcccaggccctgagttcaagccccaggactggcaaaaaacaaaacaaaacatttattcaggggctgggaatatggcctagtggctagagtgcttgcctcttatacatgaagccctgagttcaatactcagcaccacatatacagaaaatgaccagaagtgatgctgtggttcaagtggcagagtgctagccttgagcaaaaagaagccagggacagtgctcaggccctgagctcaaggcccaagaatggcaaaaaaaaaaaaaaaaaaaaaaaaacaaatatcggGCAGTGAtgacttatgtctgtaatcttagctactgatgagactgaaatttgaagatcacagttcaaagccagcctgggcaatttaGTCCATGAGATTTATTTCCATGTAACCAGTAAAAGCCCAAAgagatgctgtgactcaagaggtagagagctaaccttgagagaaaaagccaaactagagtttaagccccccccccctccttttttttttttttttaaaccagtcctggggcttgaacttagggcctgagcattgcccctggcttcttttggttcaagaccagcgctctaccacttgagccacagcaccacttttggcccttTCTatgtacatggtactgaggaattgaacccagggcttcatgtatatgaggcaagcactctacctctaggccatattcccagcccaaggccctttgtttaagccccagaacttgcaaaggtgcatgtgcatgtacacacacacacacacacacacacacacacacacacacacacacacagttaaagtCAAATACTATTTGAACACAACTGGAAATAATATTACTGAGGTCTTGAACTAAACAAAAGACTAGTATCTTTCTACTGGGCTTATTGACGTTCCGAAATTTATATACAGTCTTGGGGAAAGTACAGTTAATTAAGGTTTTTACATTCTCAAAAGcagaaaattaagtaaaataggAGTAATTacgttggggttttgttttttctctctttagaGTGGGATAACTAGTACAGTTATACTTGCTTActttgcttgctcaaggctagtgctctaccactggagtctcaTCACCAGACCGTTATTACAGTT is a window from the Perognathus longimembris pacificus isolate PPM17 chromosome 5, ASM2315922v1, whole genome shotgun sequence genome containing:
- the Dppa4 gene encoding developmental pluripotency-associated protein 4 translates to MGHHTLIVMDIKSLHLIMFFIPQIAAMLELKGLRGAPLMCKSVLTKKLKQEDEPSTSLGVLSTKGRKRDSSSTKKEEDSKTSTPRKKIPVPPLPLELPPVNLLHRDTLRAWCQKLKVSSKGPKLEAYKRICQKAYPEQQKYLQNIPSTAKEARIKTIRQKTQNMGQENSYSEGTCSFEVQPVPEEQLAILQNPPNFYEEVSTTVVTTPAPESMLASWSRIASNVGNMEEVETEAPKETPGDRWCVVHGQSMPADTDGWVQLQFHAGQVWVPEKKGRVSALFLLPACTFPPPHLQDNMLCPKCVHRNKVLIKSLQ